The genome window GGTGTGGCGGCTGAAGCGGGTGGTGCCGCGGCGGCTCCAGCTGGTCTATCTCGGCAGTGGTGATGTGCTGACGTACGACCCGGTGATGGCCGATCTGGAGCGGGTGGAGCGCAAGCTGCTCGCGCTGTGGGAGGCGATCCGGCTGGCCACGGAGACGGGCGAGTGGCGGCCCCGGCCGACCAAGTTGTGCGGCTGGTGCGACCATCAGGCGGTGTGTCCGGAGTTCGGCGGCACTCCCCCGCCGTACCCCCTGCAGGTGAGGTCACCCGAGTCGGCCGACGGCGGGCAGGGCAGAATGGGCCCGGACGCGACCTAGGGGCTGTCCTGTGGGTCGGGCCTGGGCCGCGGGGGCCCGAAGCCGGCCTGTTCCAGGGGACAGGCCCTAGCGAAGGAGATGTTCGTGGCCGTCCGGGTCCTACTGGTAGACGACCAGCCGCTGCTGCGTACCGGCTTCCGGATGATTCTGGAGGCGGAGCAGGACATCGCGGTCGTCGGGGAGGCCGGAGACGGTCTGCAGGCGCTCGACCAGGTGCGGGCACTGCAGCCCGATGTGGTGCTGATGGACATCCGGATGCCGCGGATGGACGGGGTGGAGGCGACCCGGCAGATCACCGGGCCCGGCCGGGACGGTCCGGCGAAGGTGCTGGTGCTGACCACGTTCGATCTGGACGAGTATGTGGTGGAGGCGCTGCGGGCGGGGGCCAGCGGGTTTCTGCTGAAGGACGCGCCGGCCAATGAGCTGGTGCAGGCGATCCGGGTGGTGGCGGGAGGCGAGGCGATGCTCGCGCCGAGCATCACGCGCCGGCTTCTCGACAAGTACGCGGTGCATCTGCCGTCGGGCGACGAGCCGGTGCCGGACACGCTGCACACGCTGACGGACCGTGAGGTCGAGGTGCTGAAGCTGGTGGCCCGGGGGTTGTCGAACGCGGAGATCGCCGCCGATCTGTTCGTCAGCGAGACCACGGTGAAGACGCATGTGGGTCATGTGCTGACCAAGCTGGGGCTGCGCGACCGGGTACAGGCGGCGGTGTACGCGTATGAGAGCGGGCTGGTGCGCCCCGGCGCGCAGTAGCGGGTGGGTAGCCGACCACGCGCCGAGGGCGCCCCTTTCTTGTGGAAGGGGGCGCCCTCGGTCATGCGGGACCGTGGTGTCGGCCCGTGCTCGTGTCAGCCCTTGCTGATCTCCCAGAAGCGGAAGACGGTCGAGGCGTCCAGGCAGTACTCCAGGCCGTAGACGTCGTCGCCGACGACGGCGTACTGCTTGGCCTGCCAGACGGGGATGAGGGGGACGTCGGTGGCGACGATGTTCTGCAGTTCGGCGTACTCCTTCTCCGTGGCGGAGCGCTCGCTCGCGGCGGCGGTCTTCGGGAGGAGATCACCGGTGATGGTGGAGTTGCTGTAGTTGTTGTCCAGCACGTTGCCCTTGCCGAAGAAGGGGCCGGTGAAGTTGTCGGGGTCGGGGTAGTCGGGGACCCAGCCCTTGACGTACAGCCCGTACTTGCCGGCGGCGATGTCCTTCTCGTACCGGTCGAAGGCGACGGACTCCACGGTGGCGTCGAACAGGCCGCTGTCGTTGAGCTGCTTGGCGATGGCCTTCAACTCCTGGTCCGTGGAGGGGCCGTAGCGCGACGGCGTGGACCAGAGGGTCAGTTCGACCTTGTCGTCGATGCCGTCGGCGCGCAGCGCCTCCTCGGCCTTGTCCTTGGACGGGCGGGCGCCGTAGGTGTCGAAGAAGGCCGTGTTGTGGCCGGTGATGCCGGCCGGGATGATCGAGTACAGCGGCGTGGCGGTCCCCTGGTAGACCTCGTCCACGAGGGCCTCGCGGTCCAGCAGGTAGGCGATGGCCTGGCGGACGCCGAGCTTGCCGGTGACCGGGTCGTCCATGTTGAAGACGAGGTGCTGGACCTCGGCGCCGGTGCCGTCGACGATGTCGACGCCGCTGGCGGTGGAGGTGTCGGTCTCGATGTCGGAGATGTCGGAGGCGCTGAGTCCGCGGTAGGTGACGTCGAGGTCGCCCTCCAGCAGGGACTTCTTCAGGGCGTCCTGGTCGCCGTGGAAGAACTTGAGGGTGACGCCGGAGTTCTCGACGTCGGCGGTGCCCTGGTAGTTCTCGTTGACGGTGAAGACGGCCTCGTCCTCGCCGAAGGACTCCAGCTTGTAGGGGCCGGAGCCGACGGCCTCGCCGTCCTCGCGGAGCCCGTCGGCGTCGTAGGAGCTCTCGTCGACGACGGAGCCGGCGCCGGAGGCGATCTTGCTGGGGAAGGTGGCGTCGGCGTACTTGAGGTCGAAGCGGACGGTCTTGTCGTCCGGGGTCTCGACCTTGTCGAGCATGGGGAACATGATCGCGGGGCCGGCGTCGTCGTTGATCTTCAGCATGCGGTCGAAGGAGAACTTGACGTCCTTCGCCGTGAGCGCCTCACCGTTGCTGAACTTCAGGCCGTCCTTGAGGGTGCACTCGTAGACGGTGGTGCCGCCGTCCGCGAAGGAGCAGTCCTTGGCGAGGTCCGGTTCGGGCTCGGTGGCTCCGTTGGGGAAGCTCAGCAGCGACTGGAAGACGTTGTTGAACAGGAGCCAGGATCCGGGGTC of Streptomyces phaeolivaceus contains these proteins:
- a CDS encoding response regulator — encoded protein: MAVRVLLVDDQPLLRTGFRMILEAEQDIAVVGEAGDGLQALDQVRALQPDVVLMDIRMPRMDGVEATRQITGPGRDGPAKVLVLTTFDLDEYVVEALRAGASGFLLKDAPANELVQAIRVVAGGEAMLAPSITRRLLDKYAVHLPSGDEPVPDTLHTLTDREVEVLKLVARGLSNAEIAADLFVSETTVKTHVGHVLTKLGLRDRVQAAVYAYESGLVRPGAQ
- a CDS encoding ABC transporter substrate-binding protein; the encoded protein is MNIRTQWPVLTMATGLAAGLLTGCGSDSGGSGDSGSNVVMGMSDDVLATDPASGYDPGSWLLFNNVFQSLLSFPNGATEPEPDLAKDCSFADGGTTVYECTLKDGLKFSNGEALTAKDVKFSFDRMLKINDDAGPAIMFPMLDKVETPDDKTVRFDLKYADATFPSKIASGAGSVVDESSYDADGLREDGEAVGSGPYKLESFGEDEAVFTVNENYQGTADVENSGVTLKFFHGDQDALKKSLLEGDLDVTYRGLSASDISDIETDTSTASGVDIVDGTGAEVQHLVFNMDDPVTGKLGVRQAIAYLLDREALVDEVYQGTATPLYSIIPAGITGHNTAFFDTYGARPSKDKAEEALRADGIDDKVELTLWSTPSRYGPSTDQELKAIAKQLNDSGLFDATVESVAFDRYEKDIAAGKYGLYVKGWVPDYPDPDNFTGPFFGKGNVLDNNYSNSTITGDLLPKTAAASERSATEKEYAELQNIVATDVPLIPVWQAKQYAVVGDDVYGLEYCLDASTVFRFWEISKG